A stretch of DNA from Sphingomonas ginkgonis:
GACCGGCGGCAAGTCGCTGCACGGAATGATGATCAACGGCTTTCCGAATTGCTTCATCTTCTCAACCATCCAGTCCGGCTTTACCGCCAACTACCCGCACGCGCTGGTCGAACAGGCCACCCACGCCGCCTACATCATCGGTGAGGGGCTTAAGCGGCAGAAGAGCCGAATCGAGCCGACCGAGGCCGCGGAGGACGGCTGGACCCGGGAGATCCTCGACGCTGTGCTCGACCGCCGCCAGTTCCTCGAGGAGTGCACGCCGGGATACTATAACGGCGAGGGCCAGATCAGCCCGCTTGCGGCGAGCTACGCCTCGTACGGCAAGGGTTCGAACGCCTTCTTCGCCATTCTCGCGCAATGGCGCGCGTCGGGCGAGATGCCGGGCATGACGCTGGACTGACGCGGTCGCGCGCTACCAGGCCGCACGACCCTTGCTGTCGCGCGGTCGGGTGCGACGAGGACAGGCCGCCGTCAACCGCGATCGTCTGTCCGTGCACGTAGCTCGCGGCGTCCGACACCAGGAACAGCGCGACGCTGGCGATTTCCCGGCCAATGCCGGACCCCGCCCCGGTGACGATCGCGACCTTGCCGGCAATCCCGTTTCCGTTCGGCATTGCTTCTCCCCTGTCGGTTCCGATCAGGCGCCCGCCTTCTCGGCGAAGGCCCAGGCCTGCTCGGCAAGCTGCGGCACCCGCGCCGAGGCGGCTTCCGCATCCGCGCTCGACGCATTGCCGTTGAGGAAGCGCTTGCGGATGCCCTGGACGATGCCGACCAGCCGAAACAGACTGTAGGCGAAATACCAGTTGAGGTCGGGCACCCCGTCGCGCCCGGTCGCTCGGCAGTAGCGCTCGACGATCCGGTCGAGCCCGGGAATGGAGCTGGCCGCAAGGTCGACATCACCGATCTGCGCCCGGCTGCCGTCGCCCGGAAGCGCCCAGTTCATCGCCAGATAGGCGAAGTCCGCCAGCGGATCGCCGAGGGTCGACAGCTCCCAGTCCAGCACGGCCGCAATCCGCGGGGCGGCGGGCGCGTAGACGAGATTGTCGATCCGGTAGTCACCATGGATGATTGCGGTTCGCGACTGGGCCGGAAGGCTTGCCGGCAGCCAGTCGATCAGCCGCTCGACCGCCGCGATCTCGTCGGTCTGGCTGGCCCGGTACTGTTTGGTCCAGCGCCGAACCTGCCGTTCGAAGTAGTTGCCGGGGGCACCATAGTCGGCGAGCCCGACCGCCTCCGGATTGACTGAGTGAAGCCGCGCGAGAACGTCCACCATGTCCTCGTAGGCCGCGAGCCGGTCGGCGGGCGCCAACTCGGGCAGGAGCCCGCTCCAGAAAATTCGCCCCTCGACCCGCTCCATCAGGTAGAAGGGCGCGCCGATGACCTCGGGATCCTCACACAGCGCATAAGGGCGCGCGACCGGGAAGCCGGTCGGATGGAGTGACTCGATCAGGCGGTACTCCCGCTCGATCGCGTGCGCCGAAGGAAGGATGTCCCCGAACGGCTT
This window harbors:
- a CDS encoding phosphotransferase family protein, with the protein product MDGAAADGRFADFDGAALADWLGEHVPEFGSLMQVEKFPGGQSNPTYRIDGERLSLVLRRKPFGDILPSAHAIEREYRLIESLHPTGFPVARPYALCEDPEVIGAPFYLMERVEGRIFWSGLLPELAPADRLAAYEDMVDVLARLHSVNPEAVGLADYGAPGNYFERQVRRWTKQYRASQTDEIAAVERLIDWLPASLPAQSRTAIIHGDYRIDNLVYAPAAPRIAAVLDWELSTLGDPLADFAYLAMNWALPGDGSRAQIGDVDLAASSIPGLDRIVERYCRATGRDGVPDLNWYFAYSLFRLVGIVQGIRKRFLNGNASSADAEAASARVPQLAEQAWAFAEKAGA